In Clostridium ljungdahlii DSM 13528, the genomic window CTCACCACCGCTTAATTCCCTTGGAAATCTATATTTTTTATCAAGCATACCTACAGCTTTTAAAACCTCATCAGTATTAAGAGGAGAACTACTTATGTTTGAAACAACCTCAATATTTTCCCCAGCAGTTAGGTTAGGTATTAAGTTGTAAAATTGAAATATAAAACCTATATTTTTTCTTCTATAGTCAGTAAGTTCAGTATCATTTAGTTTAGTAATTTCAAGGTTATCTACTAAAACAGTACCAAAGTCACATTTATCAATTCCACCTATAATATTGATGAGAGTTGATTTGCCAGAACCAGAAGGACCAAGTATAACTCCAATTTCACCCTTATCTAAATCCATTTGTATACCATTTAAAACAGTGGTAGTTATATCAGTTGTTTTATAGCTTTTCTTTAAATTTTTTACTATTAAGAACATCTATTTTATTCCTTTCACTATTTTTATTGTTATTAGTTTGGGCATAGGAGGGAGTTTTATTCTACATTTATTAATCATGCAATAATGGAGTACAGTTGCCTGAATAATATATGCGCAAAACATGAAGAGCTCTGGTACAAGCAGTATAAAGCAGAAGCCTTTCCTCCTCACAGCAATAATTTTCATCTCCTGCATTATATATAAGCACTACATCAAATTCTAACCCTTTAGCAAGATATGCTGGGATTACCAAGGTATCACTTACATATTCGTCATCATCCTTCAAGATAGCTTTGACATGAACCTTTTCTTTTAAAAAATTGTATATTTCATTTGCTTCTTTTACAGTCCTTGTTATAATACCAATGGATTTATAACCTTTCTCCTTATGGACTTTTATATCCTCAAGAAATTTTTCTTTTATAGCTTTTTCATCTGAAAAACCAAGGATTAAAGGTTCAGCTCCACTTCTTTCTACACATCCATCAGTAATCTCCTTGCCAAGTAGCCTTCTGGAGAAC contains:
- a CDS encoding ABC transporter ATP-binding protein, with the protein product MFLIVKNLKKSYKTTDITTTVLNGIQMDLDKGEIGVILGPSGSGKSTLINIIGGIDKCDFGTVLVDNLEITKLNDTELTDYRRKNIGFIFQFYNLIPNLTAGENIEVVSNISSSPLNTDEVLKAVGMLDKKYRFPRELSGGEQQRISIARAIVKNPKLLLCDEPTGALDFSTSREILKLLQRINKDFGSTILMITHNNAISSMANRVYRVRSGEIVDSEVNKEIIPAERIEW